A portion of the Elusimicrobiota bacterium genome contains these proteins:
- a CDS encoding N-6 DNA methylase produces MQKEQAKENLRKLVEKFEREFASGQTNEYSEEATKIGYVQPFLKDVLGWDVNDINEVKPEHKVSRGRVDYSLKIDGKSEIFVEAKAIREDLNKFVSQAVNYGYNHKDVPFVMLTDFEGLKLFDVTIKPDLKNYRKGLKLDLNWKEYLDEFDEIWKLSKESVLNGEINKLLTAKAKEKIPVDKAVLDSLENWRLSLAKDIYKNNHKLFSSDNSEANADYLKSITQKLLDRIIFIRFCEDRALYQGAKLNNIFEERTGSVGTKAMLFLKDTFAGYRRAFDSDLFLAQPWEGELAIDFEVMKEIVMDTYNPYQFDVIPLEVLGSIYEQYLGHTIHLTEQQVRYVEKAEVRKAGGVYYTPEYIVDYIVKNTVGKLLEELTPAKAKKIKILDPACGSGSFLIRAYGEMLGYYKRLKKESRKKGAENQQGLDLKHEEAEARLTIPEKCEILKNHIFGVDIDEQAVEVTKLSLMLKMLEDEHGVPVGQGILPKLEGNIKCGNSLISGSTLEMKKYFGDDYYKIREFNWKERFNSIMDNGGFDVVIGNPPYGYMISDEQQKYFSEVYINQDYQKDLYLLFLERYEEFLKEQGLLGVIVSNTWLQSLRLRKIRSYLATKYSWDRILLLPEKVFSAVVDTHVLIFKNTRKGIQNNDSVIIDIRQKDKINFKQKLRGKDIPKTGEPINVSSSSEIKGIVDKILSNSTSLSEKCDVYNGVKPFEKGKGDPPQTDDVAKGQIYVKKGERPSKEWKPLLRGSLINSYPGETDEEFQTLLDFVEEMRFDRVGAFQFSFESGTASEALGDPVPAEVKEKRYQRLMEL; encoded by the coding sequence ATGCAAAAAGAACAAGCGAAAGAAAATCTAAGAAAACTAGTAGAGAAATTTGAACGGGAGTTCGCTTCCGGGCAAACCAATGAATATAGCGAAGAAGCAACGAAAATCGGATATGTACAACCGTTTTTGAAGGATGTTCTTGGCTGGGATGTAAATGATATAAACGAAGTTAAGCCCGAACATAAGGTTTCAAGAGGACGAGTAGATTATAGTTTAAAAATTGATGGCAAATCTGAAATATTTGTTGAAGCCAAGGCAATAAGGGAAGACCTTAATAAATTTGTTTCACAGGCAGTTAACTATGGGTATAATCATAAAGATGTCCCTTTTGTTATGCTTACTGATTTTGAAGGATTAAAGTTATTTGATGTAACTATAAAACCAGATTTAAAAAATTATAGAAAGGGTCTAAAATTAGACCTGAATTGGAAAGAATACTTAGATGAATTTGATGAAATTTGGAAGCTTTCTAAAGAATCCGTACTAAACGGAGAGATTAACAAACTTCTTACAGCCAAAGCGAAAGAAAAGATACCTGTTGATAAGGCTGTTCTTGATTCGCTAGAAAACTGGCGGTTATCTCTGGCAAAAGATATTTACAAGAATAACCACAAATTGTTTTCCTCAGATAACTCCGAAGCTAATGCGGATTACCTAAAATCAATCACTCAAAAACTTCTTGACCGAATTATCTTTATTCGTTTTTGCGAGGATCGCGCCCTTTATCAAGGTGCAAAACTCAATAATATTTTTGAAGAGCGTACTGGTTCTGTTGGAACAAAAGCTATGTTGTTTTTGAAGGACACCTTTGCTGGTTATCGCCGTGCATTCGATAGCGATCTGTTTCTTGCTCAACCTTGGGAAGGTGAACTTGCAATAGATTTTGAAGTAATGAAAGAAATTGTAATGGACACGTATAATCCCTACCAGTTTGATGTGATCCCATTGGAAGTGCTCGGTAGTATTTATGAGCAGTATTTGGGACATACCATACATTTAACTGAGCAACAAGTCAGATACGTTGAGAAAGCAGAAGTGCGTAAGGCTGGGGGAGTATATTATACGCCGGAATATATTGTTGACTATATTGTCAAAAATACAGTAGGTAAACTGCTTGAAGAATTAACACCCGCAAAAGCAAAGAAAATAAAAATACTTGATCCTGCCTGCGGGTCGGGCAGTTTTCTAATACGTGCTTATGGGGAAATGTTGGGATACTATAAACGATTAAAAAAAGAATCCCGCAAGAAGGGTGCTGAAAATCAGCAAGGATTGGATTTAAAACATGAGGAAGCGGAAGCTAGGTTAACTATTCCTGAAAAATGTGAGATATTAAAGAATCATATTTTTGGAGTTGATATAGATGAACAAGCAGTAGAAGTAACAAAGCTTTCTTTAATGCTTAAAATGTTGGAAGATGAACACGGGGTGCCTGTAGGCCAAGGGATACTTCCGAAACTGGAAGGGAACATCAAATGTGGGAATTCTCTCATTTCGGGCAGTACGCTTGAAATGAAAAAATATTTTGGTGATGATTATTATAAAATAAGAGAGTTCAATTGGAAAGAACGCTTCAATTCTATTATGGATAACGGTGGTTTTGATGTGGTGATTGGAAATCCACCATATGGATATATGATCTCTGATGAACAGCAGAAGTATTTCTCAGAAGTTTATATAAATCAGGACTATCAAAAAGATTTGTATTTGTTATTTTTAGAACGATATGAAGAGTTCCTTAAAGAGCAAGGTCTGCTTGGTGTTATAGTTTCAAATACTTGGTTGCAGTCTTTACGTTTGAGAAAAATACGTTCATATTTAGCGACAAAATACTCTTGGGATAGAATCCTCTTATTGCCAGAAAAAGTATTTAGTGCGGTTGTAGATACCCATGTTTTAATCTTCAAAAATACAAGGAAAGGGATACAAAATAATGACTCTGTAATAATTGATATTAGGCAAAAAGACAAAATTAACTTTAAGCAAAAATTAAGGGGTAAGGATATTCCCAAAACAGGTGAACCAATTAATGTGTCCAGTTCATCGGAAATAAAAGGCATAGTTGACAAGATTCTTTCTAATTCAACTTCATTAAGTGAGAAATGTGACGTTTATAATGGAGTGAAACCGTTTGAAAAAGGTAAGGGTGATCCTCCCCAAACTGACGATGTGGCAAAAGGACAAATTTATGTTAAAAAAGGTGAAAGGCCTTCAAAAGAATGGAAACCATTGTTAAGGGGTAGTCTAATTAATAGCTATCCCGGCGAGACGGACGAGGAGTTCCAGACACTTTTGGACTTCGTCGAGGAGATGCGCTTCGACCGCGTCGGGGCATTCCAATTCTCGTTTGAATCGGGCACGGCCTCCGAGGCGCTTGGGGACCCGGTACCTGCCGAGGTCAAAGAGAAGCGTTATCAAAGGCTGATGGAACT
- a CDS encoding ORF6N domain-containing protein, with product MKLVSQHDRIEQRIFVIRGQKIMIDRDLAELYEVPTKALNQAVKRNKERFPQEFIFQLTRNEKNELVTICDRFKPLKHSSVLPYAFTEHGVAMLASVLKSDTAVKISISIIKTFVKLRQFVSTHKALAEKLDKLEQKYEKHDREIQNIFEAIRQLMIVHDEPRRKKVGFLK from the coding sequence ATGAAGCTTGTTTCTCAACATGATCGTATAGAACAGAGGATATTCGTTATTCGCGGGCAGAAAATAATGATTGATAGAGATCTTGCTGAACTATATGAAGTGCCTACAAAAGCCCTCAATCAAGCTGTAAAAAGGAACAAAGAACGATTTCCGCAAGAATTCATCTTCCAGTTAACGAGAAATGAAAAAAATGAACTGGTCACAATTTGTGACCGGTTCAAACCTCTTAAACATTCTTCAGTTTTGCCTTATGCATTTACAGAACATGGCGTTGCAATGTTAGCAAGTGTTCTTAAAAGTGACACCGCTGTGAAAATAAGCATTTCAATAATAAAAACTTTTGTTAAACTTAGACAATTTGTTTCTACTCATAAGGCATTAGCTGAAAAACTTGACAAATTGGAGCAAAAGTATGAAAAGCATGATCGGGAAATTCAGAATATTTTTGAAGCTATACGGCAATTAATGATAGTTCACGATGAGCCAAGAAGAAAAAAAGTGGGATTTTTGAAATAA
- a CDS encoding efflux RND transporter periplasmic adaptor subunit, with product MKTKILIIGLCCLFLPFTFSSCSKHSSVANAKTKVKYCCSMHQNYAAAKSGKCPVCNMDLVPVETPQKETVKKTVMYRSTMNPSEVSDKPGKDSMGMEMEPFEVGEAPVSQKVEGLAPINISPEKQKMIGVQTAEAEVRELKRTIRTVGKVAYDPDLYYAEEEFISSLKTYGQSKAGGNADSGAKSLLDASKFKLKLMGLSEGQVNELASKGVPDKTLLITEGSSRAWVYASIYEDDLGFVKPKMKAEITLPSVPDKIFQGQIIAVNPTLDPETRNTTARILVTNSSNILRPEVYVNVNIYVPLGKKLSVPANAVFDTGVRKVVFVDKGQGNLEPREIVVAFAADDYYAVDSGLSAGDMVVTNANFLIDSESQLKSVR from the coding sequence ATGAAAACTAAAATTCTTATTATCGGTTTATGTTGCCTGTTTTTGCCTTTTACATTTTCTTCGTGTTCAAAACATTCATCGGTAGCAAACGCAAAAACGAAGGTCAAATACTGCTGTTCTATGCATCAAAATTATGCCGCTGCCAAGTCAGGCAAGTGCCCGGTCTGCAATATGGACCTTGTCCCCGTTGAAACACCGCAGAAAGAAACGGTCAAAAAGACCGTCATGTACCGCTCAACAATGAACCCGAGCGAAGTTTCGGATAAGCCCGGAAAGGATTCCATGGGGATGGAAATGGAACCTTTTGAGGTAGGGGAAGCGCCTGTATCGCAGAAAGTTGAGGGCCTTGCCCCGATAAACATATCGCCCGAAAAACAAAAGATGATAGGTGTTCAAACGGCCGAAGCCGAAGTAAGAGAGCTCAAAAGAACAATTAGGACGGTCGGAAAAGTAGCTTACGACCCTGACCTGTATTATGCCGAGGAAGAATTTATAAGTTCGCTTAAGACTTACGGGCAGTCAAAGGCCGGCGGTAATGCAGATTCAGGGGCAAAATCCTTACTGGATGCTTCCAAGTTCAAGCTGAAACTGATGGGTTTAAGCGAAGGGCAGGTAAATGAGCTAGCCTCAAAAGGCGTTCCCGACAAGACTCTTCTCATAACCGAAGGGAGTTCTCGTGCCTGGGTTTATGCTTCAATTTATGAAGATGATTTGGGATTTGTTAAACCTAAAATGAAAGCGGAGATAACTTTACCTTCTGTTCCGGATAAAATATTTCAGGGACAAATTATCGCCGTGAACCCTACGCTTGATCCCGAAACAAGGAACACTACGGCAAGAATTTTAGTTACTAATTCGTCAAATATCCTTAGGCCAGAGGTGTATGTTAATGTAAACATATATGTTCCGTTGGGCAAAAAATTATCCGTTCCCGCTAATGCCGTGTTTGATACAGGGGTAAGAAAGGTTGTTTTTGTTGACAAGGGGCAGGGCAACCTTGAACCCAGGGAAATTGTTGTCGCGTTTGCCGCGGATGATTATTACGCGGTTGATTCGGGTCTTAGTGCGGGGGATATGGTAGTCACAAACGCCAACTTCCTTATCGATTCCGAAAGCCAGCTGAAGTCGGTGAGATAG
- a CDS encoding TolC family protein, producing MIKKISLFISVFSMIAVLAVKIPGQETETLSSLIKRAKNNNPEILAARARWQASKSKVVQEKTWEDPSLIVEYWSIPEGGFDVSSAMEKMYGISQKIPFPGKNYFKGKTAKAFADEIEWAYKDTELNILQQLQASYGEYYFLSKAIETYGLYVDIMKSYAKTAESKYVVGKTTQNDVLKAQIETEKMSAMITNLSQEKETKKAQINLLIGKGPSEALGNPEELLPAPIGLTIEELTTRALQNSPLSKMQEARFEQSVYRKKSANLEYAPDFDLAFRRKKVNEEWAGSDIMLGINIPLWFWKKRAGVIEMAREKEASNQDNLNAKLMVQYLIKEHTVALDNTLRLINLYRDSIIPKAEQSVKVSGSAYKADKRDFLEFLTSISALLDYKLSYYQYIADYYRDLSELEAAVGVALN from the coding sequence ATGATAAAAAAAATATCCTTATTTATTAGTGTTTTTTCTATGATTGCTGTCTTAGCTGTTAAAATACCCGGGCAGGAAACTGAAACCCTCAGTTCGCTTATTAAAAGAGCGAAGAACAATAATCCTGAAATTCTTGCTGCGCGCGCCCGGTGGCAGGCATCCAAATCAAAAGTGGTTCAGGAAAAGACGTGGGAAGATCCGTCGCTCATCGTTGAGTACTGGAGTATCCCCGAAGGCGGTTTTGATGTTTCATCAGCGATGGAAAAGATGTACGGGATAAGCCAGAAAATACCATTTCCCGGAAAGAACTACTTCAAAGGAAAAACAGCAAAAGCGTTCGCTGATGAAATAGAATGGGCATACAAAGATACCGAGCTTAATATCCTTCAGCAGCTTCAGGCCTCCTACGGCGAATATTATTTCCTTTCAAAAGCAATAGAAACCTACGGCCTGTACGTTGACATTATGAAGTCGTATGCCAAAACCGCCGAGTCAAAATACGTGGTAGGGAAAACAACCCAAAATGACGTGCTTAAAGCGCAGATAGAAACCGAAAAAATGTCCGCGATGATAACCAATCTTTCGCAGGAAAAAGAAACGAAAAAGGCGCAGATAAATTTACTGATAGGCAAAGGGCCGAGCGAAGCGCTCGGAAATCCGGAGGAACTGTTGCCCGCGCCGATAGGCCTGACAATTGAAGAGCTTACCACCCGGGCTCTTCAAAACAGCCCGCTTTCAAAGATGCAGGAAGCCCGTTTTGAGCAAAGCGTATATAGAAAAAAGTCCGCGAATCTTGAATACGCTCCGGACTTTGACCTCGCCTTCCGCAGAAAAAAGGTGAACGAGGAGTGGGCGGGTTCGGATATTATGCTCGGCATAAACATTCCGTTATGGTTTTGGAAAAAGCGTGCCGGCGTTATTGAAATGGCCCGTGAAAAAGAAGCGTCAAACCAGGACAACTTAAACGCCAAACTGATGGTTCAGTATCTGATAAAAGAACACACCGTTGCCTTAGACAATACCCTGCGTCTCATCAATCTCTACCGCGACAGCATTATCCCGAAAGCGGAACAATCCGTGAAGGTTTCGGGATCGGCGTACAAGGCAGATAAACGCGATTTTCTGGAATTTCTAACGAGCATCTCAGCCCTGCTTGATTATAAATTATCTTACTACCAATATATCGCCGATTATTACCGCGATCTGTCTGAACTTGAAGCGGCGGTGGGGGTAGCTCTGAATTAG
- a CDS encoding LapA family protein, with amino-acid sequence MVYLIVMLLVAFAAVVVALQNPIPIAVTLLMWRPVSTLASVILISFAIGLLLGICIMIPMLLKKKRKIIEQPKEVPSPEVEKKQEEPVLKSKENFFKKIFRRTK; translated from the coding sequence ATGGTTTATTTGATTGTCATGCTGTTAGTGGCTTTTGCAGCAGTTGTCGTAGCGCTTCAAAACCCGATACCTATAGCCGTGACATTATTAATGTGGAGGCCGGTAAGCACTTTGGCATCGGTTATTTTGATTTCGTTTGCCATAGGACTCCTTTTGGGTATTTGTATTATGATACCCATGCTTTTAAAGAAAAAAAGAAAAATTATCGAGCAGCCGAAAGAAGTTCCGTCACCGGAAGTTGAAAAAAAACAGGAAGAACCTGTTTTAAAAAGTAAAGAAAATTTTTTTAAGAAAATTTTTCGGAGAACTAAATGA